The Aptenodytes patagonicus chromosome 12, bAptPat1.pri.cur, whole genome shotgun sequence nucleotide sequence GAGTGGCTACAAAAATAAGTGCTATGATGTAAACATCTTCTACTAACTCTGTGCTAAATCCTAACCGGTTTTATAGAGCTATTAGAATTACAAACACGCTATTCGGTTGATTATAGCTACAGATACTTTGAAAGTGCAAAAATACCCAAACCCAGAGTAAAACCAGTTAGGGTTCACCCACTACCGACAAGTGCACTTGGTAGCTATCATATCTTCATACTCTTTGTAGACTATGGAGCCATCGGGCTCTATGGTTAGGACGCTCAGTGGGCTGTATTCGGCAGGAACACAGGAGGGCTTCGGAACAGATGAGTCCAGTTTCTCGTATATTATGTTCTGTACCATTGTGTGTACAGGAGAGCCGTAACGATGCCCGACGACCCTTGGGCAGTCGCCTTTGCAATACTGAGGGCTGTACCTGTGTGGTGCTATTATCCATTTGTCCCATTTTAGTTGGCTAAAACTTAGGCGGAAGTTGTGAAGCTCACACTCGTTTTGAGGGAACAGAAATTGTTTGAAATATTCGCTCAAATTATAAGGTGGAGTGGCTGGCGCTTCTTTCAGATTCTCATCTCTTCGCCGCCGAGAGGCCCTTTTACCCTGTGGCTTCCCTTCTCCTTTGTCACCCGTAGGTTCAACAAGCAGACTGTTCCTTTGCCTGGGCCGCGCTGggtttttccttctgtgtctaAGTGAGTTCCACCTGTGATAAGCTTGCTCACTGGTATCATTCAgataaagaagaagagaagggggAACCAGTGCCACATTAATGGGATTTTCCAGTTTAGTGTTCTGTTGTGGATCACCCACCAGACAAGTGAAGTTCACAGCCATATGAATATTCCTCCTCTTAGTAGCAATTAGAGGCTGGAGAAAAGAAGTCACATCAATCTCAACCCACTTGCGTTTTCTAACTTCAAAGTGCAGGCTAAAAGCTATAGAGTGTGAAAAGCTGGGACATACTTGGCTAGAAAAATCATGCTCCTTAACAGATAAATGGCACATGCATGTAATGGAAGAAGAAATGGGAACTGATGTGTCGAAAGAATAGAGCAAGACAGACTTGAGTAAGTGCTCTAGAGCAGTAACACGATCCAGGTTGAAGAGTAAATCCACCGAGTGAACGTCTCctgagaagggaaacaaaatctTGTAGTTAGTGCATCTTAATTTTCCACCTAGACATAAATACTGTTATGTAGTGGATAAGTAGAAATaattcagcagcagaagaaaccaaTTTAGATGCCCTCCCTTACTTTTATTATATGGAATTTCTACTTTGGTCAGGGACATAAGATTTAACAGTTAAGAAACgacaacaaaaccaagaaaacctacAATTTTAAGAGGTATTAGgattcatttcatttaaaaaaaaaaaaacaagaggaagttAGCAGTTGTCTTTTCAGTGTTGATATGGGGAAACAAGAACTAGACACTCCAGATTATACAAGCCATGAAATTAAATAGCTAAAGTTTTAAAGTTAATGCTTTCAGAGCTTTTTAGCATTAACTCTAGTTATTCTTCCTACGCATGTATTTTCTCCTATTTAAATCTCTtgaccagcagctgccagcaagtCTGAGTAATAGCAAGGCAGAAATTTAGTTATTagcacatcttaaaaaaattatcattcttTCATGAGTgtcactttgcttttcttttatgaaacAGAAACCAGAGCTTCCAAGTTATTCTGAATGCACATTTCTGTCTCATTCACCCCTGCTGTTAAGATACACTACTCCTCTTTTCCCCCGATGTTAAGAATTTTTCTGGCATTCTTTGAATTTGCTCCAATTTCCATCTTATTTTGAGATTGATGAACCCATTTCCTGGCCTGTTTTCCAGATGTAGGCATAGCATGTGTTTAATATATCGGGGTTTTTACTACTcaccactgtatttttttctgtaaattagAAATTGTTCATTTTTGATCACACAAATGCATTAAGTGATCTTTTCAAACTCACATAGGCCAAAAAATCAGAAATTGGATGAGGGCTCTGTAGACCTTGATAAACTTATATTTCCTATATTAATAAATTTTTCTACAATCATGAATTTGACTAGCCTCAATAATTGTAGGAAGTTGGTTCAGATTTGGGCTGCTACTTTAATTATTACTACATTTAGGATATATAATCATGAGATTAACTGTTAATTGTGAGTATATTTCTGAATCAGTAGATTATACTATGCCAGGAAATTTTTGtcataaactttttatttttccatagtgAATACTTCTTAACTGAACCTCAATCTCAAAGTGCTGTTACTGTGCACAAGTATGATGTTTGTGTTTCAGGTTATGTGTCTTTCTAAGTGAACAAATCCAAGTCAGGAGAACTCAGATCACTTGTCAGCAGTCGCATAAGTATAATAAAAGGCCAAGGATTTCTAGCTGCTGTTGCTGTGACCAGCCCGCGTTGAAGAAAACTATGCAAGCATGGTAAGTTAGAGAGTGCCCAGACATCCTAGTTTTTCAGTCCTGAGCCTGATTAACAAGTAGTTCTCTTCACTTAGGGATATTCACACATTTGGGTCATGATTCTTCCCTAGCAAACATACAAGGCAAGGGAAAAGTCATCTTGCAATGGGATTCTGGCAGTTTGTTACAAGTCTCATTACAGTGCTGTTTTTTACAGCCTTGAAAAAAGCAGAACCGAGATGGGCAGTAGAAGGAAACGTGATGCCTGTTACACCTAaccattttttccacttttcttagTTTACTTAGAACTGATTGTAGAGTTTTCTCTGACTCATAATAAGATGAGTCAGCCTGAAACATCAGTGTCATCTTGAACACAGTACCATTTGTGTGGCAGTTCCCAAACTGTGGGGAAGTCTATGTGTAATGCCATTCAAGGAGAAGTAGGCTATGAAAAACTCCTACAGTTTAAGAGAAGAGCCATCAggattaaaaagatatttttatattatgcTGCAAGCACAGAACACATGGAAAACCCCCACTTAACCTTTGCGGCTCAGGTCACCCCACACCTACCTTTCATTAGGTCCCTGTGGCGGTGCTTGCATTCCGAACACGGAGTGAAAAGTCGAACAGTGTTATAGAGGTGGCTTTTGTTAGCCTTTGGGATTCCCTCCTTGGTAGCAGACATCTTATATAGCCTCTTCATGTACCGAAGGGCTCTGGAGTCTGGCTGTAGCCTGGGGGCCTCGCTTTCCCAGTTCTGGTGTCCCTGGTCAGACAGCACCTtgagaaggggaggcaggagggcatATCCACGTCTCACACCTTTTGGCAGCCGTAACAATGGATTTAGCTCACTGGCATTGTCCTCAGGAGCTACCAAGAACCCAGAGGTCTTGTCAGAGACTACACGACCCCTGGAGTGGGGGGAACACTGGATGCTAGAAGAAAGCCAGTGAAGACAGCAatagaaacaaacacaaattcTCCAAGTACTCTCCATGCTCTTTAGGGTTGCAGCCAAAAAAATGCCTCCCCtaaaatattcaaggaaaaaaagagtaccTGAGCCCGATCCTTTATATATGTTGCAGCTGAGGAATGGGAGGGAGGTTTCTTTCTGATTAGAAACCAAAGAGAAAGatctgcagctggctgctgaaaCCACATGCTTGTTTGCATTTAGGCTAGAGCCTTTGCCCATGAAAGCATATTATAAACAAAATCCTTACTCTGATAGTTAACCTTTTTCACATGGTAAATTACAAAACAAGAGTGAGTGCCAGCCtccagggggagctggggagaCAGGTTAGTATCGGCGAGTCTAACTAAATCCATGTTTATTTGCAGAAATATATATAAAGCTAAATATTATTGCTCTTAGCAATAATaagctaataaaaaaagaaagaaactgtttgtCATTTTCTGTTAACATATTTCTCACATTTCACTTCTCTGTAGACCGTAATATCCACCTGAGAGAGAGGTAACTGTGACTGTATACCATCAGATTCGTTTTCATTCCAGCATGTATTTATCTCCAGTCTGAGGTGAGGCATCCAAAAGCAGCGTACTTTTACAGTCAGTATCAGCCATCTGTGGAGTGTGCTCCAAAAGACTCCAAATGGAGTAATATTGATTGcatcagaaatattcagaaagtcTTGTAGCTGCACATAACTAAAGTAGTGGGGTTTAGTTTTATTTAGTTAggaaaatacaggggaaaaaaatccgtTTTCAAGACAGTTGTTTTTAGTTAGAGCTATGTTATCAATAATCTAGTGAAATGTCACCCATAATCTAACTTTCACATCTTAAGGCTTCTGAGTAAGGATTGCGTGTTCGGAGCGTGTTTAATTAACTTACAAAAATGTCAGTCTGGCATTCTTTGATTTGGAGTGGAAGGTTAATTCAGATAACAACCTATAATGTGAAACAATATAACCTTTTCAGCTAGATTTCTTAAAGCTGATTTGATTATGATAAGAGGGGGATACTGTCACTTCTAAGGTCAGCTATGTTTAAACTGTTTTGAATAAGGTGATCTATTCTttgattcattttaaaaatatatccttcAGTCAGGCATGCTTGCACCAAACAAGCTCATCTGCTCCCTCCCTTGTGGGTTTGAATTAGTCCCACTTCACATTAGTTTCAAACAAATGTAACTACTTTTTCTGCTGTTCCATGATAACTTGAGCTGCCCTTTAACCCTACCCTCTTCCACAAACCAAATGTGCATTCCCGCTCTCTCCTTTGCACTGAGTTTTGATGTTATCAGATCTTGTGGTGGGTCCAGTCAGGGAGCTGAAATGGTAGGAAAATAATCCAACAAAAAGTGAATATTTGCTTTACCTTAACCGAAACCACTGGACAAGCTGAGAACAATTAAGCCTATCTTGAATAATTCAGGGCTCAACAGGACATGAGTGGTACTTCTGGATCCTAAAAGCATAGCAAATCCTTAACTGTTATTCTGTATGGTGAGCGGCAAAATAATCTTACATCTTTTTATATACACACTGCATTCAAGAGGGTATTCTTAAACATGTATCTTTTGAAAAATTTACTTAAGTAGACTGAAAAGTTCATGAAACAGGTGAAAGGACATGGAGATTTGTAACTGTAGATTTAAACATAGCCCTGACCAGATATATTCCGCTCTTTTGCATAGTCTAGTGGCGTGATCGTAAAACTCATCACATTTATTAGCTGTCTTGTTGGAAATCTAAGCAGAGAAGTCAAAGTCCAAATATATCTGACTTGAACCGATACATCAGGCACCTTCGCTGACTGTAATGACAGGGAGAAACCTCATGCAAACTGCCTCGTGCTCTGTTGGCCAAGGCTGGGAGCTGCTGTAGTGATGGCTGGGAGGCCATTCTGATCTCGTGGTCACGCGTAATGCTGATTAGCTTCCTGTGATGCTCTGGGGTAGAAGGAGGTTAGatcttgtttattttccttcgTCCTGGTGTCTGACtgggtggacttggcagtgctaggtttacagttggagtcgatgatcttaaaggtcttttccaatctaaatgatgctatgattctatgattctagatgcTGTGGAGGCTTTCAAAGGATCTTAGAGCTAAGTTTTCACATTTTTAGTAACTGGTTGGTCTAGACCTGTGGAAATGTTTAATAGGTCAGTTGATTTGACTATGGCATGTTGAGTACTAGACCCTTTAGAAAATGTGATCATTTTCAGTGCATAAATAGGAGCTGAAATGCTCTGAGAGTGGCTATAGGAATGCAGAGATTCTTAACATTACTGAAGCCTGAGAGTCTTCCCATGAATGTATTTATAACTTTAGGCAGTTCTTGAGCAGCTCCTAATAAACTGGACTTCCTTTGCTCTGCAGTAGCCTATaataaagagggagaaaactgAAGTTTATGTTGCcgttcattttttcctctgaaacccAGTTCCCCTGAACAGATTGCTGATCCAGCACAGCCACACCAATCCCTATGCGCAGAGCTGAAGCCTAGCGACTTGTAGGGGAGTCAGGAGCTGGGGGAGGGAATGAGAGAGGAAAGAGAGGGCCCCGTAAGCCACACTCACTGCCAAAGCCAGTTTCTCATCCAAACTGTGCCTTTTTACTGGACTTCAGGTTTCTCAATGCTTGGACACATTTGCTGAGGAGTTATAAATTGCAGTTATATTTGAGTGAAGATTCTGGCATACCTACACTTGTAGGTAGTTGCAAATACATGTATACAAGCATTTAAGATATTAAAGACTTGTTTAGTAAAACACAACGTCCAAGGAGATTAGTTTCATCATATCTTTTTAAAATCCAGACCATTATTAGATTGTTTGATAGTCTCATGTTTTATGtatcttaaatatttattctctctATTATTAATCATTAGATTGTTGCAgcagaaactgtattttccttttttccccggGAAACACTGAGTGTACTACCACaaactaataatattttttaaatttctataaaCCAGAGCTGAATAATGTGTAGCTTTGCCCTGTAGCTAGATAATGACGTACGTTTGTTTCCACGAGGGAGCAAAAGCATTAATCACAGGTATAGCTGTTATGCCCCGATAAacacagtgttttcattttggctCACTGAGCTGATTCAGTGGACTTTGAAATACAAGCAGTATCAGGTGCTGTCTGCAGGACCCATTAATAACACTGCAGAAACTTAGCTAACTGCCCGTGCAGAGTAACAGCTGAGTTACGTGTCTGCTATACAGATGTGAGCTGTAGCAATTTCtaacaatttaaaaagaagaaacatttcctgTTACTTCTAATAGCTTCTTCCTGCCATAAACCAAAAAgatcaaacaaattattttaaggaaGCAGTGCATATATACATGTCATTTTTTGACAAGACAGAATCAGAGCTAAAAAGGTATGTACCACTGATTTTATGACAACAGTgcaaaacagagattttttttatcgCTGCTGATAGCAGCCTATGCTCAGGTCAGCCCATTTTTATCTCCTTGACGATAATATCAGCAATCCCTGAAATTGATGATAGCCAGAAGATTGGGCTCCATTTGCCTCTCTGTTCCTAACTGTCTTCTTGTACCTGATCGTTACAGCAGTCTCCATAGTCTGTGTAGTCATACCTGCCATTTGAGCTGTTTTTCACAAACACAGTGGGTGAGATTTTCCCCGTTTATCACATTTGTAATTgtcccatagaatcatagaatcatagaatcattgaggttggaaaagacctctaagatcatcgagtccaaccgtcaacccaacaccaccatgcccactaaaccatgtccctaagcgcctcatctacacgtcttttaaatacctccagggatggggactccaccacttccctgggcagcctggtccaatgtttcaccactctttcagtaaagaaatttttccttacatccaatctaaacctcccctgccgcaacttgaggccatttcctctcgtcctattgcttgttacttcggagaaaagaccaacacccacctcgctacaacctcctttcaggtagttgtagagagcgatgaggtctcccctcagcctccttttctccaggcccatggaagacttttttcccagctgaaaggTCAGCCACCTTGAAGAGCTTGGAAAAGAACTGAAACGTCCTAGACATAGACATAAGCTGTGGCACTGATGGATAGTTTatgaattccttttttcttgcAGACTACTTCTCCTACTACCTATGCAGCTTTGCAtgtatcatttgttttctttatgttttaatttactaTCACTTTATTATAATTATCTATAGAACCTAGAAATTTCCCTAATGGACCGTGAGCCCACTTTCCTGTGTGCTGCATAAATA carries:
- the GDF9 gene encoding growth/differentiation factor 9, which translates into the protein MESTWRICVCFYCCLHWLSSSIQCSPHSRGRVVSDKTSGFLVAPEDNASELNPLLRLPKGVRRGYALLPPLLKVLSDQGHQNWESEAPRLQPDSRALRYMKRLYKMSATKEGIPKANKSHLYNTVRLFTPCSECKHRHRDLMKGDVHSVDLLFNLDRVTALEHLLKSVLLYSFDTSVPISSSITCMCHLSVKEHDFSSQVCPSFSHSIAFSLHFEVRKRKWVEIDVTSFLQPLIATKRRNIHMAVNFTCLVGDPQQNTKLENPINVALVPPSLLLYLNDTSEQAYHRWNSLRHRRKNPARPRQRNSLLVEPTGDKGEGKPQGKRASRRRRDENLKEAPATPPYNLSEYFKQFLFPQNECELHNFRLSFSQLKWDKWIIAPHRYSPQYCKGDCPRVVGHRYGSPVHTMVQNIIYEKLDSSVPKPSCVPAEYSPLSVLTIEPDGSIVYKEYEDMIATKCTCR